CGGGCTCAGCGACGACGATGCCACAGCCACGCAAGCACGATAGGTGGTTCGAGACATTCGTACGCGTCAACTCCAGGTCGCGGGCCAGTTTCGCCGGATATCCCGGCCCATCAAGCAGTGCGAGCAGGATGCGAGAGCGGGATGGGTCCGCCATCGCCCGCCCCAGCCTGTTCATGACGTCGACGCGCGAAGCAATGGTCAGCATGCAATGACTATACAGCAATCGCTGACCTATTGATTGGGTTCGAGGCCACGCAACGAGGGCTGTCTACCTAAAACTGGCCGACATCATTGGTCGCCGTTGGACCCGATCACCTTGGTGTTGGGTACGACGCGGGTCGTTGAGGTGGTGTACGGCCGCTGCTACAGCATCGCTCGGTAGCTTAGGTGTGCGATCACGCAGAACACGTCGTCGACTTCCCACGGGACACTTCTCCTGAGCGGGACCCTGATGAATGCGTGAGCCTGGCCGCCGAGTCGTCTCGGCGCGTTGCGCCTGGAGGGAGACTTCGCCGATGACACTCGCCGAACTAAACGAGGTCACTCGCTGGCTGGACCTAGCCGGCGTGTTCGCGTGCGCGATCCTCGGCGGCGCCGTCGCACGTAGGGTCGGACTGGACTTGGTCGGATACCTGGTAGTCGGCATCGCATCGGGTCTAGGCGGCGGCATGATTCGCGACGTGCTGTTGCAAGCCGGACCACCGGTCGCTCTCACCGATTACGCCTACCTACCCACAGCTTGCGCGGGCGCGCTCATCCCGTTCATCGCGCACTTCTCCGAAGATGCCTGGAACCGCGTCTTCGCCGCCCTGGACGCCACCGTCATCGGTCTCTGGGCAGTGACCGGGGCGCAGAAGGCACTCGCCGCTGACCTCAATTGGATGGCCGCCGTCCTGCTAGGGGTCATCACCGCAGTCGGCGGCGGCGCCGTGCGCGATCTTATGCTTCGCCGCATCCCGGCGATCTTGGGAGGAAACGGCCTGTACGCCTCCGTTGCTGCATTGTCGGCTCTGATTCTCGTCGTGAGCGTGTACCTCCACGCCCCGGTCATCGGGATTATCGCGGGCATCACTGTTTCCCTCGTGGTGAGGATGGCCTCGATCCGCTTCGGATGGGGGCTGCCCAC
The sequence above is a segment of the Cumulibacter soli genome. Coding sequences within it:
- a CDS encoding trimeric intracellular cation channel family protein produces the protein MTLAELNEVTRWLDLAGVFACAILGGAVARRVGLDLVGYLVVGIASGLGGGMIRDVLLQAGPPVALTDYAYLPTACAGALIPFIAHFSEDAWNRVFAALDATVIGLWAVTGAQKALAADLNWMAAVLLGVITAVGGGAVRDLMLRRIPAILGGNGLYASVAALSALILVVSVYLHAPVIGIIAGITVSLVVRMASIRFGWGLPTGLDWQPRSGLAKVWRRRTPWLRRPRRRRTDQGADPDQSADN
- the cmtR gene encoding Cd(II)/Pb(II)-sensing metalloregulatory transcriptional regulator CmtR, with the protein product MLTIASRVDVMNRLGRAMADPSRSRILLALLDGPGYPAKLARDLELTRTNVSNHLSCLRGCGIVVAEPEGRQTRYEIADPHIAVALTALVDVTLAVDESVPCLDPQCTVPGCCAQQPRR